Proteins found in one Paucidesulfovibrio longus DSM 6739 genomic segment:
- a CDS encoding recombinase family protein produces MSKHIGYIRVSTLDQNTERQLDGVDLDKIYEEKISGATTKRPQLQACLDYLRDADTLHIHSMDRLARSMRDIEDTVKELTERGVTVQFHKEGWVFNGKMDATQTLLFQMLGAVSQFERSIIRERQAEGIAKAKAKGKYKGRKPKLSEEEMSEIKLRSEEGEEKKTLAEEFGISRQTLYRLIKI; encoded by the coding sequence ATGAGCAAGCATATTGGTTACATTAGAGTCAGCACGTTAGATCAGAACACAGAGCGTCAACTTGATGGCGTGGACCTCGACAAGATTTATGAGGAAAAGATCAGCGGAGCGACCACAAAGCGGCCTCAGCTTCAAGCCTGTCTGGATTATCTGAGGGACGCCGATACCCTTCACATCCATTCAATGGACCGCCTTGCGCGAAGCATGAGAGATATTGAAGACACAGTGAAGGAACTCACCGAAAGAGGCGTGACAGTTCAATTCCACAAGGAAGGATGGGTATTCAACGGAAAGATGGACGCTACCCAGACACTTCTTTTTCAAATGCTTGGGGCTGTCTCGCAATTTGAGCGGTCTATCATCAGGGAGCGACAGGCAGAAGGGATTGCCAAGGCCAAGGCCAAGGGCAAGTACAAAGGCAGGAAGCCCAAGCTCTCTGAGGAGGAAATGAGCGAGATCAAGCTGCGCAGTGAGGAAGGCGAGGAAAAGAAGACGCTAGCTGAGGAATTCGGGATTAGTAGGCAGACTCTCTACAGGCTTATCAAGATTTAA
- a CDS encoding site-specific integrase, with translation MSNYPGLKRRGKKGIYQVRVAVPSDLQGGIGRKEVTVSLRTADFEKAVDRYFVEVGKIRAGFKTCRNNSTGEFSFKSVFEENPIQPRSLLQLTQKPLAGPLLSQAFEAWFSSPETRKWKANTARDTQVALNHFLKARGDRPLCSYEKKDAREFKVLVQDLPPRWNLLKIFRGMSLVDIAKKARSMGMTRQANSTLRRNLGFIGAFFKWAEKNYDEVPHGLAPIFTIPKEGNARAERSPFTLEELTAIFHAPTYTGFISARHRHKPGPNIMRDCANYWVPLIALFTGMRLYEIVQLYVEDVVAVELVEGGSVYCFDINKEGEDKTLKTPTSKRQIPVHKILMDLGVMSYADKMKRAGSKRLFPDVPQAKSDGTYSSTFSKRFRHFLDNLGIKHKKISFHSFRHSFEDACRDSSVTQEITDALQGHAQRGMAGRYGNGFSLEVLSEAMERFQYRGLDLSHLTSRAVISCRRHDSHKS, from the coding sequence ATGTCCAATTACCCTGGATTAAAGCGGCGTGGTAAGAAAGGAATCTACCAAGTTAGGGTAGCTGTTCCGTCTGATTTGCAGGGCGGGATAGGGCGCAAAGAGGTCACAGTTTCTCTCCGTACTGCTGATTTCGAGAAGGCTGTCGATCGCTATTTTGTCGAAGTCGGTAAAATTCGTGCTGGTTTCAAAACCTGCCGAAATAATTCTACTGGTGAATTCTCCTTCAAGTCTGTTTTCGAGGAGAATCCCATCCAACCCCGTTCTTTGCTCCAGCTTACCCAGAAGCCTCTTGCTGGCCCTTTATTGTCACAAGCCTTTGAAGCATGGTTTTCAAGCCCAGAAACTCGCAAGTGGAAAGCTAACACTGCCAGAGACACCCAAGTTGCACTCAATCATTTTCTCAAAGCGCGTGGGGATCGTCCTTTATGTAGCTATGAGAAAAAGGATGCACGGGAATTCAAGGTTTTGGTGCAAGACCTGCCACCTCGCTGGAACCTACTCAAAATTTTCCGGGGAATGTCACTTGTAGACATTGCGAAGAAGGCGCGGTCGATGGGGATGACTAGGCAGGCAAACAGCACTCTCCGTCGAAATTTGGGCTTTATAGGGGCCTTTTTCAAGTGGGCCGAAAAGAATTACGATGAAGTTCCCCACGGACTGGCACCAATATTCACCATACCCAAGGAAGGAAACGCTAGAGCCGAGCGTAGTCCCTTCACCTTGGAAGAATTGACCGCCATCTTCCACGCTCCGACCTATACGGGATTCATTTCAGCGCGGCATAGGCACAAGCCTGGACCCAATATCATGCGAGACTGTGCAAACTATTGGGTGCCGTTGATTGCTTTGTTCACCGGAATGCGTCTTTATGAGATCGTGCAACTCTATGTCGAGGATGTTGTTGCTGTTGAGCTGGTCGAAGGCGGGAGTGTCTACTGTTTTGACATTAACAAAGAAGGCGAAGACAAAACTCTCAAAACGCCGACCTCAAAACGGCAAATTCCTGTCCACAAAATTTTGATGGACCTCGGCGTTATGTCATATGCGGATAAGATGAAAAGGGCGGGAAGCAAGCGGCTGTTCCCTGATGTTCCACAAGCAAAGAGTGATGGTACATACTCCAGCACATTCTCTAAGCGGTTCCGGCACTTTCTTGATAATTTGGGTATTAAGCACAAGAAAATCTCTTTTCATTCATTTCGGCATTCTTTCGAGGACGCTTGCCGAGATTCCAGTGTTACACAAGAAATTACAGATGCACTCCAAGGTCATGCCCAGAGAGGAATGGCAGGGCGTTATGGCAATGGCTTTTCCCTTGAGGTTTTGTCTGAGGCGATGGAACGATTTCAATATCGTGGACTGGATTTGAGCCATTTAACGAGCCGTGCTGTGATTAGTTGCAGGAGGCATGACTCACATAAAAGCTAA
- a CDS encoding dihydroorotate dehydrogenase encodes MDLSVRFAGLELKNPVLTASGTFGFGLEFSGFGNLAALGGIVAKGLSLKPREGNPMPRIAETPCGMLNAIGIQNPGAEVFVSKILPAMPWKETAVVANLYACGPDEFGELAGVLAAEEGIAALEVNVSCPNVSQGGSLFGADPRQIALVTEAVKKRAGSKPVWVKLSPNVTDIAVCARAAEQGGADALSLINTLTGMAVDARTRRPRLANVVGGLSGPAVKPVALRCVHQAVQAVGIPVVGIGGITCAEDVLEFILVGAHAVQVGTANFLRPDFAFRLVDELAALVEQWGISSWEEYRGSLEIPGKN; translated from the coding sequence ATGGACCTCAGCGTGCGTTTTGCCGGGCTGGAACTCAAGAACCCCGTGCTGACCGCTTCGGGCACCTTCGGCTTCGGTTTGGAATTTTCCGGTTTCGGAAATCTGGCCGCTCTCGGCGGCATCGTCGCCAAGGGACTCTCCCTCAAGCCGCGCGAAGGCAACCCCATGCCGCGCATTGCGGAAACTCCTTGCGGCATGCTCAACGCCATCGGGATTCAGAATCCCGGGGCGGAGGTATTTGTCAGCAAGATATTGCCCGCCATGCCCTGGAAGGAGACCGCCGTCGTCGCCAATCTCTATGCGTGCGGTCCGGACGAATTCGGAGAGCTGGCCGGAGTCCTGGCTGCGGAGGAAGGCATTGCTGCCCTGGAGGTCAATGTCTCCTGCCCCAACGTCAGCCAGGGAGGTTCGCTTTTCGGCGCGGACCCCCGACAGATCGCCCTCGTCACCGAGGCCGTGAAGAAGCGTGCGGGGAGCAAGCCCGTCTGGGTCAAGCTTTCGCCCAACGTCACGGACATCGCGGTGTGCGCCCGTGCGGCAGAGCAGGGCGGAGCCGACGCACTTTCCCTGATCAACACGCTGACGGGCATGGCCGTGGATGCGAGAACCAGAAGGCCCCGTCTCGCCAACGTCGTCGGAGGACTTTCCGGTCCGGCCGTGAAGCCCGTTGCCCTTCGCTGCGTGCATCAGGCGGTTCAGGCGGTCGGAATTCCCGTGGTCGGCATCGGCGGCATCACCTGCGCCGAGGACGTGCTGGAATTCATCCTTGTGGGCGCGCATGCCGTCCAGGTCGGCACGGCCAATTTCCTGCGGCCGGACTTCGCCTTCCGGCTCGTGGACGAACTCGCGGCCCTGGTGGAACAGTGGGGGATTTCGAGTTGGGAGGAATATCGCGGGTCGCTTGAAATTCCAGGAAAAAACTGA
- a CDS encoding iron-sulfur cluster-binding protein: MLKKICKEVRVGEILPVGQSLRAGEFYELRLESPGWDGWRPGQFVMLRPSDWDQSLLWGRPFSICRGDADQSGMFSVFFQKVGRGTGRMAHLRAGDKVTVWGPLGNSFAVEPDVPTLLLAGGVGLAPFIGYAERHPRPENLELVFAHRVPVGCYPYGELGGLRRSCLEERSPADLPGIIDAVRAKVKEYRDGLILCCGPTPFMRTVQAAALEIGARAQVSLENRMACGVGACLGCVCKDSGGHHVQTCTRGPVFWAKDITL, from the coding sequence ATGCTGAAAAAAATTTGCAAGGAAGTCAGAGTAGGAGAAATCCTGCCCGTCGGTCAATCATTGCGGGCCGGAGAGTTCTACGAACTCAGGCTTGAAAGTCCGGGTTGGGACGGGTGGCGTCCCGGTCAGTTCGTCATGCTGCGGCCCTCGGACTGGGATCAGTCTCTGCTCTGGGGGCGTCCCTTCTCGATTTGCCGGGGCGACGCGGATCAGAGCGGCATGTTCAGCGTCTTTTTCCAGAAGGTCGGACGCGGAACGGGACGAATGGCACATCTTCGCGCCGGTGACAAGGTTACGGTCTGGGGGCCGCTCGGCAATTCCTTCGCCGTGGAGCCGGACGTTCCCACGCTGCTCCTTGCGGGCGGGGTCGGCCTGGCTCCGTTCATAGGCTACGCCGAACGCCACCCCAGGCCTGAAAATCTGGAACTGGTGTTCGCCCATCGCGTTCCGGTGGGCTGCTACCCATATGGGGAGCTGGGCGGATTGCGGCGTTCCTGTCTGGAGGAGCGTTCTCCAGCGGATCTTCCTGGCATCATCGATGCCGTGCGCGCGAAGGTCAAGGAATACCGGGACGGGCTGATCCTCTGCTGCGGGCCGACGCCGTTCATGCGCACCGTGCAGGCGGCTGCACTGGAAATCGGCGCGCGCGCCCAGGTCTCGCTGGAAAACCGCATGGCCTGCGGCGTCGGCGCGTGTCTGGGTTGCGTCTGCAAGGACTCCGGCGGCCACCACGTTCAGACCTGCACCCGTGGTCCGGTTTTCTGGGCCAAGGACATCACCCTCTAG
- a CDS encoding peptidase U32 family protein, producing the protein MSDGKTPEIMAPAGDRDSFLAALAAGADAIYLGLKHFSARMQAQNFSISELARLANLARARGVKVYVAMNTLVKPGDEDAVGRLVDRASRIVKPDALIVQDPSMFLLARQAGFQGELHLSTLGNLSHPAGLRIARDLGASRVVIPRELSLDEARSMAEACPDDLDLEIFVHGALCYSVSGRCWWSSYMGGKSGLRGRCVQPCRRLYRHEKSDQGRRAFSCMDLSLDILTKPLLDVPKINAWKIEGRKKGPHYVYYTVKAYRLLRDRPKDAQAKKDAMSLLEQALGRPGTHSAFLPQRAFTSVQPDKDTGSGMFIGPVKTVNRRPYLNPRIDLFPGDLLRVGYEDETGHRVLPVRKRVPKGGRLDLPPGKGPAASAGMRVFLIDRREPGLISELRRMEKELAAQPEIEAPEASNFVPAALPTAKPDKVRQLSLMRIPPKGRMQDMTGLWLEQRLVESLPRSLGRLVWWWLPPVIWPNEEERWADMIRIALDKGAQTLVLGAPWQAGLVPDNAARLIAGPHCNISNAYAVQALADLGFSGSFVSPELSKDEFLRLPSESLLPLGVVLKGLWPLGISRVLGEGVKIGEAYKSPKGETCWVKPLGQNYWIYPDWELDLSAEARMLERAGYAWLLTIREHLPKKIRPSDRSSKFNWDLKLL; encoded by the coding sequence ATGTCCGATGGGAAGACCCCGGAAATCATGGCCCCTGCCGGCGACCGCGACAGCTTTCTGGCTGCGCTGGCCGCGGGAGCGGATGCGATCTACCTGGGGCTGAAACACTTCTCGGCCCGCATGCAGGCCCAGAATTTCTCTATCAGCGAACTTGCGCGGCTGGCAAATCTGGCCCGCGCGCGGGGCGTCAAGGTGTACGTCGCCATGAACACCCTGGTCAAGCCCGGCGACGAGGATGCGGTCGGACGACTCGTGGACCGCGCCAGCCGGATCGTGAAGCCCGACGCGCTCATCGTGCAGGATCCAAGCATGTTTCTGTTGGCGCGGCAAGCCGGGTTTCAGGGCGAGCTGCACCTCTCCACCCTCGGCAACCTCTCGCACCCGGCGGGGCTGCGCATCGCCCGCGACCTGGGCGCAAGCCGAGTGGTCATCCCCCGGGAACTGAGCCTTGACGAGGCCCGAAGCATGGCCGAGGCCTGCCCCGACGATCTCGACCTGGAAATCTTCGTGCACGGCGCTCTCTGCTACTCCGTATCCGGCCGCTGCTGGTGGTCGAGCTACATGGGCGGCAAGAGCGGCCTGCGCGGGCGCTGCGTGCAGCCCTGCCGCCGCCTCTACCGCCACGAGAAAAGCGACCAGGGCCGCCGCGCCTTTTCCTGCATGGACCTCAGCCTGGACATCCTGACCAAGCCGCTGCTGGACGTTCCCAAGATCAACGCCTGGAAGATCGAGGGGCGCAAGAAAGGCCCGCATTACGTCTATTATACCGTCAAGGCCTATCGGCTGCTGCGCGACCGCCCCAAGGACGCCCAGGCCAAGAAGGACGCCATGAGCCTGCTGGAACAGGCCCTGGGAAGGCCCGGCACCCATTCCGCATTCCTGCCGCAGCGGGCCTTCACCTCGGTGCAGCCGGACAAGGATACTGGATCGGGCATGTTCATCGGTCCGGTCAAGACCGTGAACCGCAGGCCCTACCTGAACCCGCGCATCGACCTTTTTCCCGGCGACCTGCTGCGGGTCGGCTACGAGGACGAGACGGGCCACCGCGTGCTGCCCGTACGCAAGCGCGTGCCCAAGGGCGGCCGACTGGACCTGCCGCCGGGGAAAGGACCGGCAGCCAGCGCGGGCATGCGGGTCTTCCTCATCGACCGCCGGGAACCCGGACTCATTTCGGAACTGCGGCGCATGGAAAAGGAACTTGCGGCGCAACCTGAGATCGAGGCGCCGGAAGCCTCGAATTTCGTCCCTGCCGCCTTGCCCACGGCCAAACCGGACAAGGTCCGCCAGCTCAGCCTGATGCGCATCCCGCCCAAGGGCCGGATGCAGGACATGACCGGGCTCTGGCTGGAGCAACGCTTGGTGGAAAGCCTTCCGCGTTCCCTGGGACGTCTGGTCTGGTGGTGGCTGCCGCCGGTGATCTGGCCGAACGAGGAGGAACGCTGGGCCGACATGATCAGGATCGCCCTGGACAAGGGGGCGCAAACCCTTGTGCTCGGCGCGCCCTGGCAGGCCGGGCTCGTGCCCGACAACGCCGCCAGGCTGATCGCGGGACCGCACTGCAACATTTCCAATGCCTATGCGGTGCAGGCCCTGGCCGATCTGGGCTTTTCCGGATCGTTCGTCAGTCCGGAGCTGTCCAAGGACGAATTCCTGCGCCTGCCTTCCGAAAGCCTCCTGCCCCTCGGCGTCGTGCTCAAGGGACTCTGGCCGCTGGGCATTTCCCGCGTTCTCGGAGAAGGCGTAAAAATCGGCGAGGCATACAAAAGCCCCAAGGGCGAGACCTGCTGGGTCAAGCCGCTGGGGCAGAATTACTGGATCTATCCGGACTGGGAACTGGATCTCTCGGCCGAGGCCAGAATGCTGGAACGCGCCGGGTACGCCTGGCTGCTGACCATTCGCGAGCATCTTCCGAAAAAGATCCGGCCGTCGGACCGCAGCAGCAAGTTCAACTGGGATCTCAAGCTGCTCTAG
- a CDS encoding PhzF family phenazine biosynthesis protein: protein MKLDIFQVDAFSAEVFGGNPAAVLPLYEWLSDELMQRIALENNLPETAFFVQRGEYYELRWFTPGGEIDLCGHATLAAAHVLFDYLEYPDECIVFATRSGRLFVDREDGCRLSMDFPAWPAKPFQVTERVQRALGIRPDELYFSRDFMAVYKDEATVRALRPDMELVSRLDGLCLIVTAPGEEYDFVSRVFVPSLGIPEDPVTGSAHCTLVPYWAKRLGKSDLRAYQASERGGELFCRDLGDRVKIAGSAVLYLRGTIHLEHAASCG, encoded by the coding sequence ATGAAGCTCGACATCTTCCAGGTGGACGCGTTTTCCGCCGAGGTCTTCGGCGGAAATCCCGCCGCAGTGTTGCCGCTGTACGAGTGGCTCAGCGACGAATTGATGCAGCGCATCGCTCTGGAGAACAATCTTCCGGAAACCGCGTTTTTCGTGCAGCGCGGAGAATACTACGAGTTGCGCTGGTTCACTCCCGGCGGGGAGATCGACCTCTGCGGCCATGCCACCCTCGCCGCCGCGCACGTCCTTTTCGACTACCTTGAATACCCGGATGAGTGCATCGTCTTCGCCACCCGAAGCGGACGGCTGTTCGTGGACCGCGAAGACGGGTGCAGACTTTCCATGGACTTCCCCGCCTGGCCTGCCAAGCCGTTCCAGGTTACGGAAAGAGTCCAGCGCGCGTTGGGCATTCGCCCCGACGAGCTTTATTTTTCAAGGGATTTCATGGCGGTCTACAAGGACGAAGCCACGGTGCGCGCGCTCCGGCCGGACATGGAGCTGGTGAGCCGTCTGGACGGGCTCTGCCTGATCGTGACGGCTCCGGGAGAGGAGTATGATTTCGTCTCCCGCGTCTTCGTGCCCAGCCTGGGCATTCCGGAAGATCCGGTTACGGGATCGGCGCATTGCACCCTGGTCCCGTACTGGGCCAAGCGGCTCGGAAAGTCGGACCTGCGGGCCTACCAGGCATCGGAGCGGGGAGGCGAGCTTTTCTGCCGCGACCTCGGCGACAGGGTCAAGATCGCAGGCTCCGCCGTGCTCTATCTCCGGGGAACCATTCATCTGGAACACGCGGCTTCCTGCGGCTGA
- a CDS encoding penicillin-binding protein 1A has translation MKILKYLLYAAVALSILSAGALYGLYRWASNDLPNFTKITDYTPALVTTVYDRDGGVLGYFYHQKRFLVRLDEMDKWLPMAFLAAEDASFYNHEGVDLVAIFRAALINLKSGRTKQGGSTITQQIVKQLLLSNVKSYERKLKEAILAYRLENYLTKEEILTIYLNEIFLGSNSYGVESAARTYFGKHAKDLTLAESAMIAGLPQAPSRYSPYANLDLAKDRQHYVLGQMRSLGWITQEQYEEAMTQEIELKRMPDPSWGTGAYYLEEVRRWLIDQYGENAVYERGLSVYTACDPKHQAAAEKALRHGLQDSAKRRGWTGPVGNVDETPVLMERLDNQVVEPASLAVGDRLLAMVTSVKQSSATVKVGPLSGEVPVESMSWCRKPDIHVRGAYAPKVTDARKVVKKGDVVWVSVKALPPEGKDVWTFDLEIEPEVEGAVVSIAPQTGEVVALVGGYDYMRSEYNRAVQARRQPGSAFKPIVYSTAIDNGMTPATLIKDTAIVYENDDGSVWRPENYEESFYGWLSLRTALVKSKNLVTIRVAQKVGINKIIERAKALGLQADFPHDLSVALGSASVTPLNLCSAYTVFPRGGSWVEPRMVLDVKDVWGEDIYTSELKSHDVISPQTAYIMTYLMQEVVRHGTGRKALVLGRPLAGKTGTTNDERDAWFMGFSPYLLTGVYVGFDEPRSMGAGEAGGSTALPIWIEYRQAVENDYPVQDFTQPDGVVISRATFEEGSREGMHMVSYFLPFKEGTQPAPASVSDEPGGSAGSPQGVDDDLLKQGF, from the coding sequence ATGAAAATCCTGAAATATCTGCTGTATGCAGCTGTGGCGCTGAGTATCCTCTCGGCTGGAGCCCTTTATGGACTCTACCGCTGGGCCTCCAACGATCTGCCGAACTTCACCAAGATCACGGACTATACTCCCGCGTTGGTGACCACGGTCTATGATCGCGACGGCGGAGTGCTCGGTTATTTCTATCACCAGAAGCGCTTCCTGGTCCGTCTGGACGAGATGGACAAGTGGCTGCCCATGGCCTTTCTCGCCGCGGAGGACGCCTCTTTCTACAACCACGAGGGCGTGGACCTGGTGGCCATCTTCCGCGCCGCGCTGATCAACCTCAAGTCCGGGCGAACCAAGCAGGGCGGCAGCACTATCACCCAGCAGATCGTCAAGCAGCTCCTGCTCAGCAACGTCAAAAGCTACGAGCGCAAGCTCAAGGAGGCGATTCTCGCCTATAGGCTTGAGAACTACCTGACCAAGGAAGAAATTCTCACCATATATCTTAATGAGATTTTTCTCGGTTCCAACAGCTACGGGGTGGAATCCGCCGCGCGCACCTATTTCGGTAAGCACGCCAAGGATCTGACCCTGGCGGAGAGCGCCATGATAGCGGGCTTGCCCCAGGCGCCGAGCCGCTACAGCCCGTATGCCAACCTCGACCTCGCCAAGGACAGGCAGCACTATGTCCTGGGGCAGATGCGCAGTCTCGGCTGGATCACCCAGGAGCAATACGAAGAAGCCATGACCCAGGAAATCGAGCTCAAGCGGATGCCCGATCCTTCCTGGGGCACGGGCGCATATTATCTTGAGGAAGTGCGCCGCTGGCTCATCGACCAATACGGCGAAAACGCCGTGTACGAGCGCGGCCTTTCGGTTTACACGGCCTGCGATCCCAAGCATCAGGCCGCGGCGGAAAAGGCTTTGCGCCACGGATTGCAGGATTCCGCCAAGCGTCGCGGCTGGACCGGTCCGGTGGGCAACGTGGACGAGACTCCCGTGCTCATGGAGCGGCTGGACAACCAGGTGGTCGAGCCTGCCTCCCTTGCCGTCGGAGATCGGCTTCTGGCCATGGTCACGAGCGTGAAGCAGTCTTCGGCCACGGTCAAGGTCGGTCCCCTTTCCGGGGAGGTGCCCGTGGAAAGCATGTCCTGGTGCCGCAAGCCGGACATTCACGTTCGAGGCGCTTATGCCCCCAAGGTGACGGATGCTCGCAAGGTGGTCAAAAAGGGCGACGTGGTCTGGGTTTCGGTCAAGGCGTTGCCGCCGGAAGGGAAGGACGTCTGGACCTTCGATCTGGAAATCGAGCCGGAAGTGGAAGGTGCGGTGGTTTCCATCGCTCCGCAGACCGGCGAGGTCGTGGCCCTCGTGGGCGGCTACGACTACATGCGCAGCGAATACAACCGTGCGGTCCAGGCCCGGCGTCAGCCGGGATCGGCCTTCAAGCCCATCGTCTACTCCACGGCCATCGACAACGGCATGACCCCGGCCACCCTGATCAAGGATACGGCCATCGTCTACGAGAACGACGACGGTTCCGTCTGGCGTCCGGAGAACTACGAGGAAAGCTTCTACGGATGGCTTTCCCTGCGTACCGCGCTGGTCAAGTCCAAGAACCTGGTCACCATCCGCGTGGCCCAGAAGGTCGGCATCAACAAGATCATCGAACGTGCCAAGGCCCTTGGACTGCAAGCGGATTTCCCGCATGATCTGTCGGTCGCCCTGGGCTCGGCCTCGGTGACGCCGCTGAATCTCTGCTCCGCCTACACCGTGTTCCCGCGCGGCGGCTCCTGGGTGGAGCCGCGCATGGTCCTCGACGTCAAGGACGTCTGGGGCGAGGATATCTATACCTCGGAACTCAAATCCCATGACGTCATCAGCCCCCAGACCGCCTACATCATGACCTATCTGATGCAGGAGGTGGTGCGCCACGGCACGGGACGCAAGGCCCTCGTGCTCGGACGCCCCCTGGCGGGCAAGACCGGAACGACCAACGACGAGCGCGACGCCTGGTTCATGGGCTTTTCGCCGTATCTGCTGACCGGGGTGTACGTCGGTTTCGACGAACCGCGCTCCATGGGCGCGGGCGAAGCGGGCGGTTCCACGGCGCTGCCCATCTGGATCGAATATCGGCAGGCTGTGGAAAACGATTATCCGGTCCAGGACTTCACGCAGCCGGACGGCGTGGTCATTTCCCGCGCCACCTTCGAAGAGGGTTCCCGCGAGGGAATGCATATGGTATCCTACTTCCTGCCGTTCAAGGAAGGCACCCAGCCCGCCCCGGCCTCGGTTTCGGACGAACCCGGAGGCAGCGCGGGCAGCCCGCAGGGAGTGGACGACGATCTGCTCAAGCAGGGCTTTTAA
- a CDS encoding YkgJ family cysteine cluster protein, producing the protein MTSDPSVCKRCALEGPTCCRLEPGQEEFCFPLSNKEKERIQEFQPDEGGFALQENTEGFRLHVSRLFPGEQGLIRELFPPRKFHFRLAVDEKGACRFLGRAGCRIPSELRPYYCRLFPFWVVDGTVNVFDAASCLARREAVNLFRMYDSFGLNAAQVRDLMGRLRLAWGLPPTSGMKPVKRSF; encoded by the coding sequence ACCTGCTGCCGCCTGGAGCCAGGACAGGAGGAGTTCTGTTTCCCGCTTTCCAACAAGGAAAAAGAGCGGATTCAGGAATTCCAGCCGGACGAGGGCGGCTTTGCGCTTCAGGAAAACACGGAAGGGTTCCGGCTGCATGTGTCCCGGCTTTTTCCCGGTGAACAGGGATTGATCCGGGAGCTGTTCCCTCCGCGCAAATTTCATTTTCGTCTGGCCGTGGACGAGAAGGGGGCCTGCCGCTTTCTCGGCCGCGCCGGCTGCCGGATCCCTTCGGAGCTGCGACCCTATTACTGTCGGCTCTTTCCCTTCTGGGTCGTGGACGGAACGGTCAACGTCTTTGACGCCGCTTCTTGCCTTGCCCGCAGGGAGGCGGTAAACCTTTTTCGCATGTACGATTCCTTCGGGCTGAACGCGGCCCAGGTGCGCGATCTCATGGGCCGGCTGCGGCTGGCCTGGGGTCTTCCCCCCACCTCCGGCATGAAACCGGTGAAACGCAGCTTTTAA